Proteins from a genomic interval of Mesotoga sp. UBA6090:
- a CDS encoding alkaline phosphatase family protein, giving the protein MKNIPLLFVTIDSLGPEVLKKARTPFLDSIAETGSTVKDMRSCFPTLTTPMMSTILTGVYPEKHGIFSNSVLNREEMKVEGKLRDLRRPPVTDCLSENNYSILSIQHFMLQGRKGVKHVQVDGNRSSAIRKALLKELEKKKFDAIFCLYQSLDSVGHKYGPLHSKTIRELEEIDGELKLVSDFLEETVGGFVIVISSDHSMSLADSPTDFDLAEVIKSIGLKAELGKEGKSISEETDILMLKYPTVNIYTLTEEAREKKTLLVDTLRKISVIDRIYTEEEMEKLHNREYADIAFCLKRGYSNSLKSKILGSFFGYHGTYHEEPSVFMFRDIHKTKNCIEKGTLVDIAPTTLDLLDIKSSVDFDGISLKK; this is encoded by the coding sequence ATGAAGAATATACCTCTTCTTTTCGTTACTATCGATTCGCTTGGACCGGAGGTTTTGAAGAAGGCCAGGACTCCTTTCCTGGATAGTATTGCCGAGACTGGTTCAACGGTTAAGGATATGAGATCGTGCTTTCCTACGCTGACAACACCCATGATGAGCACCATATTGACGGGCGTGTATCCGGAGAAACATGGAATATTCTCTAATTCCGTCCTGAACAGAGAGGAGATGAAAGTTGAGGGTAAACTCCGGGATCTCAGAAGACCGCCAGTGACAGATTGTCTGTCCGAGAACAACTACAGTATTCTCTCCATACAGCATTTCATGCTTCAGGGAAGAAAAGGAGTAAAACATGTTCAGGTTGACGGAAATAGAAGCAGTGCTATCCGGAAGGCGCTACTGAAAGAGTTAGAGAAGAAGAAGTTTGACGCTATCTTCTGTCTTTACCAGTCTCTAGATAGTGTAGGGCATAAGTACGGGCCACTGCACTCTAAGACGATAAGAGAACTGGAAGAGATAGACGGCGAGTTGAAGCTTGTGTCCGATTTTCTCGAAGAAACCGTCGGAGGCTTCGTCATTGTCATCAGCTCTGATCATTCAATGTCATTGGCCGACAGTCCCACGGATTTCGATCTAGCTGAGGTAATAAAGAGCATCGGTCTCAAAGCCGAACTGGGCAAGGAGGGAAAGAGTATTTCAGAAGAGACTGACATTCTGATGCTCAAGTACCCCACCGTAAACATCTACACTCTTACAGAAGAAGCAAGAGAAAAGAAAACTCTTCTGGTGGACACTCTAAGAAAGATCAGCGTAATAGACAGAATCTATACAGAAGAAGAAATGGAGAAGCTGCATAACCGGGAGTACGCCGATATCGCCTTCTGCTTGAAAAGAGGTTATTCAAACTCATTGAAGTCGAAAATACTCGGATCGTTTTTTGGATATCACGGAACCTATCATGAGGAGCCTTCCGTGTTTATGTTTAGAGATATTCACAAGACAAAGAATTGTATAGAGAAAGGTACGCTAGTCGATATTGCGCCAACAACTCTCGATTTACTGGACATAAAGTCATCTGTCGATTTCGATGGAATATCACTGAAGAAATGA
- a CDS encoding carbohydrate ABC transporter permease has protein sequence MFELSKNVLNKILIVAGLFLIIISFFLPYASGEVQFSVSDFSFWGTINLLPVYIVLICLFALFFATKKISFLLGTAVSLLVLNITVIFMRAEWQEVLRSKFFLDFLGVAGYGWWISLIGSAVLLVAVVRLIPDKKRAPYLFILPSIFGVFFLTFFPAMFAFFISFHRWNILLPNKPFVGLANFRKAFTDEYFLRSLWISFKYALGVIPTKIVISFFFALLIYSIPRFKSVFRVIYFLPSVTSVVAISVIWSWIYHPYYGVANYLISLFGAEPINWLGDPEIAIWSVVLVSVWRSVGYNIIIFLAGLNNIPRIILEASDIDGATRWQKVKNIIIPLMKPSLVFVFITSTIGAIQVFTEIYMMTGGNADTKTAVFYIWQTGFNKLQMGYSSSMSIVLFAIILVITLIQMRVTKIFKEE, from the coding sequence ATGTTCGAGCTATCCAAGAATGTGTTGAACAAAATCTTAATAGTTGCAGGCCTGTTCCTGATAATTATCTCTTTCTTCCTGCCCTACGCATCGGGAGAAGTTCAATTCAGTGTTTCTGACTTCTCTTTTTGGGGAACTATTAACCTTTTGCCCGTCTATATTGTTCTGATCTGCCTTTTTGCTCTGTTCTTTGCGACAAAGAAGATCTCATTTCTACTGGGAACAGCTGTTTCTTTATTAGTACTGAACATCACTGTCATTTTCATGAGAGCCGAATGGCAGGAGGTTTTGAGATCCAAGTTCTTTCTCGATTTTCTGGGCGTTGCCGGTTACGGATGGTGGATTTCTTTGATCGGCAGCGCTGTACTTCTCGTTGCCGTCGTAAGACTAATTCCGGACAAGAAGAGAGCTCCGTATCTGTTCATTCTGCCATCTATATTTGGAGTCTTCTTTCTCACCTTCTTCCCGGCAATGTTCGCTTTTTTCATCTCGTTTCACAGATGGAATATCCTCTTGCCAAACAAACCATTTGTGGGTCTCGCGAATTTCAGGAAAGCCTTTACCGACGAGTATTTTCTGAGATCACTCTGGATAAGTTTCAAGTATGCTCTTGGCGTGATACCGACAAAAATCGTGATTTCCTTTTTCTTTGCTCTTCTCATTTACTCTATCCCGAGATTCAAGAGCGTATTCAGGGTGATATACTTCCTTCCCTCCGTGACTTCTGTCGTTGCTATAAGCGTCATCTGGAGCTGGATATACCATCCGTACTATGGAGTTGCGAACTATCTCATAAGCCTTTTTGGAGCAGAGCCGATAAACTGGCTGGGCGATCCGGAAATAGCCATCTGGTCCGTGGTTCTCGTTTCAGTTTGGAGATCCGTCGGATACAACATAATAATCTTCCTGGCCGGGCTGAACAACATACCGAGGATTATTCTGGAAGCCTCGGACATCGACGGAGCAACGCGCTGGCAGAAGGTGAAGAACATCATAATTCCGCTAATGAAGCCTTCACTGGTTTTTGTGTTCATAACTTCAACGATCGGCGCGATTCAGGTCTTCACAGAGATATACATGATGACAGGAGGAAATGCCGATACGAAAACGGCCGTCTTCTACATCTGGCAGACTGGGTTCAATAAGTTGCAGATGGGGTACTCGAGTTCAATGTCGATCGTTCTATTTGCAATAATCTTGGTGATTACTCTTATTCAGATGAGGGTCACAAAGATTTTCAAGGAGGAGTGA
- a CDS encoding ROK family transcriptional regulator, producing MRCLSKAEKEVFFELWRNKNGLSRKSIAKATNLSKATVSRLTQQLIEKGFVLDSTPVPSAHKGRPYSVLNVNNGELLVGGVHIHSKTMNIVLGDLSGRVKHVRSLDHSRSDVLDRLYEIPKIIRNGFDENISSVLVFSIVTPGIVDESTGTVVKSFYTQSETVNLKKLGDEWDTTIETENDANALLVSEMLLGSIPLRDALYIDREFGASLVLDGRIFRGPHGGAGEFGHLQVDPSGPECWCGKRGCVAAFFDPKNLHDTFSGLVPNSSLKLNDPSFLKFLNELYSRNDTEDYVRAFQQLLDKLAAAIANVVDLLGLDTIVLNSRNPFFSDKAVDYLRDKVSYMSLGHTELKMIILKVTEQKLLRTPLAVSIGRILGIF from the coding sequence TTGCGTTGTTTATCCAAGGCAGAAAAGGAAGTCTTCTTCGAACTCTGGCGAAATAAAAATGGGTTGTCAAGAAAATCTATAGCCAAGGCCACGAATCTGAGCAAAGCCACTGTTTCCAGACTCACTCAACAGCTTATCGAAAAGGGCTTTGTTCTGGACAGCACGCCCGTGCCCTCTGCGCACAAAGGAAGACCGTATTCGGTGCTCAATGTGAACAACGGAGAGCTGCTTGTCGGCGGAGTTCACATTCATTCTAAGACGATGAACATTGTTTTGGGCGACCTGTCAGGCAGAGTCAAACATGTACGATCTCTGGATCATTCGAGAAGTGACGTTCTGGATAGGCTGTACGAAATACCGAAGATCATACGGAATGGTTTTGACGAAAATATCTCCTCAGTCCTTGTTTTCAGCATTGTGACACCGGGAATAGTGGACGAATCGACAGGGACTGTTGTTAAGAGCTTCTACACGCAGAGCGAAACGGTCAATCTTAAGAAGCTCGGCGACGAATGGGACACAACAATCGAAACAGAGAATGACGCTAACGCTTTGCTGGTTTCAGAAATGCTTCTAGGCTCTATTCCGTTAAGAGACGCTTTGTACATAGATAGAGAGTTTGGAGCTTCTCTCGTGCTTGATGGAAGGATTTTCAGAGGGCCGCATGGAGGTGCCGGAGAATTTGGTCACCTTCAGGTTGATCCTTCCGGTCCTGAATGTTGGTGCGGCAAGAGGGGCTGTGTGGCTGCCTTTTTCGATCCCAAAAACCTGCACGACACGTTTTCCGGATTGGTACCGAACAGCAGTTTGAAATTGAACGATCCTTCCTTTCTGAAGTTCCTGAATGAACTGTACTCAAGAAACGACACAGAAGATTATGTGAGAGCTTTTCAACAACTACTGGATAAACTTGCAGCAGCTATTGCAAATGTCGTCGACTTGCTAGGGCTGGACACTATAGTACTTAACAGCCGCAACCCTTTCTTTTCTGACAAAGCAGTTGATTATCTTAGAGACAAGGTATCTTATATGTCACTGGGCCATACTGAGCTCAAAATGATTATTCTTAAGGTTACAGAACAAAAGCTTTTGAGAACACCCCTTGCAGTTTCAATAGGGAGAATACTGGGAATCTTTTAG
- a CDS encoding endonuclease/exonuclease/phosphatase family protein: MRRIVFFFLFPILLGGTLMGTSLTVMTYNIRHGLGIDDILDFSRVVETIRGVDPDILILNEVDQENSRSGGLRQAEIVANELNMSYFFSLAEGKSNYGNAVLSKLPIKAEFGFVLPRPEWMLAVDRGCAAIVTEVDGRDILVMGTHLGLGGIMEVQTELRKILEVYLEYEEIPAIIGGDLNAEWYDLQYGVPEFFDHFRSVNHELDKSLHTIPADRPGKQIDYIFVNHYFDIIDAFTVDSYASDHLPVVSRLVLK, translated from the coding sequence ATGCGTAGAATAGTATTTTTCTTTTTGTTTCCAATATTGCTTGGAGGGACTCTAATGGGAACATCTTTGACCGTAATGACATACAACATAAGACATGGATTGGGAATCGATGATATTCTCGATTTCTCAAGAGTTGTCGAGACTATAAGGGGTGTAGATCCGGATATTCTTATCCTCAATGAAGTAGATCAGGAAAACTCCAGAAGCGGAGGACTGAGACAGGCAGAGATTGTTGCCAATGAACTCAACATGAGTTACTTCTTCAGTCTTGCAGAGGGCAAGAGCAACTACGGGAACGCTGTTCTCAGTAAACTCCCGATAAAGGCCGAATTTGGTTTCGTGCTTCCAAGACCTGAATGGATGCTTGCAGTTGATAGAGGATGTGCCGCAATAGTCACTGAGGTTGACGGCCGGGATATCCTGGTGATGGGGACACATCTCGGTCTTGGTGGAATCATGGAAGTCCAGACAGAGCTCAGGAAGATCCTTGAGGTGTATCTTGAGTACGAAGAGATTCCGGCAATTATTGGCGGAGATCTTAACGCCGAATGGTATGATCTCCAGTATGGCGTTCCTGAGTTTTTTGATCACTTCAGATCGGTGAACCATGAGCTCGACAAGAGCCTTCACACAATCCCAGCAGATAGACCGGGCAAGCAGATTGATTATATCTTCGTGAATCACTATTTCGATATCATCGACGCATTTACCGTCGATTCGTACGCGTCAGATCATCTACCTGTCGTTTCGAGGCTGGTCCTGAAATGA
- a CDS encoding alkaline phosphatase gives MKKLLTSFILILFLSSVFLSMESSEPENIVILICDGMGFNHLYISELVTGEVMGSHSPIVSIGRNEALDNLVTDSAAAATAIFSGVKTITGYLGVNALGEEVNTLADILKEQGWWLGLITNTRYYDATPAALYAHAHRRETEVITDFLMESPLDLFYAGGLEQLGINPFTQKPTPRSRIHELIASGYRVLGLNFKEIGSPELEDLKGTVAFVTMGDKNFENELLPGEPTLLEMVERAFEVFLDEERSKFLVIEAGRIDDASHVNDSEGVLAELSAFRDVLSYLLSQLSLDRDLLIVLSDHETGGVAIPYGKPDGDFTLSWSSNDHTATYVPIIAYGKGSEIFQGFYHLKEIPRKIFELLDVSICVE, from the coding sequence ATGAAAAAGCTTCTGACATCTTTTATCTTGATCCTATTCTTATCTTCCGTTTTTCTCTCAATGGAAAGCAGTGAACCTGAGAATATTGTGATCTTGATTTGTGATGGGATGGGTTTTAACCATCTATATATATCGGAACTCGTAACGGGAGAAGTCATGGGAAGCCACAGTCCAATCGTAAGTATCGGTAGAAACGAGGCTCTAGATAATCTTGTCACCGATTCCGCAGCAGCCGCAACCGCAATCTTTTCCGGTGTCAAAACAATTACTGGATATCTTGGAGTGAATGCGTTGGGTGAAGAAGTGAATACTCTTGCGGATATTCTGAAAGAGCAGGGTTGGTGGCTCGGTCTGATAACGAACACGCGTTACTACGACGCCACTCCGGCAGCCCTTTACGCTCACGCCCATAGAAGGGAAACGGAAGTTATCACGGACTTTCTCATGGAGAGCCCTCTCGATTTGTTCTACGCCGGTGGTCTTGAGCAGCTGGGAATCAATCCCTTCACTCAGAAGCCGACTCCGAGAAGCAGAATACACGAACTGATAGCCAGCGGCTACAGGGTCCTCGGGTTGAATTTCAAAGAGATCGGATCTCCGGAATTAGAAGACCTGAAAGGGACCGTTGCATTTGTAACCATGGGAGACAAGAACTTTGAGAACGAATTGCTTCCCGGTGAACCCACTCTTCTCGAAATGGTTGAAAGAGCCTTCGAAGTGTTTTTGGATGAAGAGAGAAGCAAGTTTCTGGTAATTGAAGCCGGCAGAATAGACGATGCTTCACATGTCAACGATTCAGAGGGTGTGCTGGCTGAACTGAGTGCTTTCAGAGACGTGCTATCTTATTTGCTTTCGCAGTTGTCTTTGGACAGAGATCTCCTGATTGTACTTTCAGACCACGAGACCGGAGGAGTCGCGATACCTTATGGCAAACCAGATGGTGACTTCACTTTGAGCTGGTCTAGTAACGACCACACGGCCACCTATGTTCCGATAATTGCCTACGGCAAAGGATCGGAAATCTTCCAAGGTTTCTACCATTTGAAGGAGATTCCTAGAAAGATATTCGAACTGTTGGATGTGAGCATATGCGTAGAATAG
- a CDS encoding Gfo/Idh/MocA family protein, with amino-acid sequence MTNVGIIGCGMMRRVHSIAYSGLENVNVKAVASLSREQTLECARVTSSRISTVDEILNDEEIEIVSICTPTDTHRDLVVEAARNKKHVFCEKPIARTLEDAQEMVEVCRENGVSLGVDHVVRFFDAYSRAKSLMEQGTIGKVVMARLYRGGVFPRHGWNNWFDELGRSGGVLLDLSIHDFDFLRTLLGEVESITARSVKNTPSHPGRNRDHAIAVLRFANGSLAHVEGSWAEPDTAPSKFTTSFEFVGREGMITYDSDEDSTMRVQTASKDFPSFSKSTPASDPYGLHIRKFIEAIKEGRKVPVDGNEAIEALKISLAANQSAESGRSVKLLEVV; translated from the coding sequence ATGACAAACGTAGGCATTATCGGTTGTGGAATGATGAGAAGAGTCCATTCCATTGCATATAGCGGTCTGGAAAACGTCAATGTGAAAGCCGTAGCGAGTCTCTCAAGAGAACAGACACTTGAATGTGCAAGAGTCACCTCTTCAAGAATATCTACAGTAGATGAGATACTCAACGATGAAGAAATAGAGATAGTCAGCATCTGTACACCCACGGATACTCACAGGGACCTTGTCGTGGAAGCGGCAAGAAACAAGAAACACGTCTTCTGCGAGAAACCAATAGCCCGCACTCTCGAAGACGCTCAAGAAATGGTTGAGGTCTGCAGGGAGAACGGCGTTTCACTGGGTGTTGATCATGTGGTGAGATTCTTTGACGCATACTCTCGGGCAAAGAGTCTTATGGAACAGGGCACAATCGGAAAGGTAGTAATGGCAAGGCTGTATCGTGGTGGCGTCTTTCCACGGCATGGATGGAACAATTGGTTTGATGAACTGGGTAGAAGCGGAGGAGTCCTTCTCGATCTCTCCATTCACGATTTCGATTTCTTGAGAACGCTTTTGGGAGAAGTAGAGTCCATAACCGCAAGAAGCGTGAAAAACACTCCTTCCCATCCAGGCAGAAACAGAGATCACGCCATAGCTGTTCTAAGATTTGCAAACGGTTCGCTGGCTCATGTTGAGGGCAGCTGGGCGGAACCGGACACGGCACCTTCGAAATTCACAACCTCTTTTGAGTTTGTGGGTAGAGAAGGAATGATAACCTACGACAGCGACGAGGATTCCACTATGAGAGTACAAACAGCCTCCAAGGATTTCCCGTCTTTCTCAAAGAGCACCCCAGCCAGTGACCCCTATGGATTACACATACGCAAGTTCATAGAAGCGATAAAAGAAGGAAGAAAGGTTCCCGTCGATGGTAATGAGGCTATCGAAGCGCTAAAAATCTCCCTTGCAGCCAACCAATCTGCGGAAAGCGGAAGATCTGTGAAGCTTCTGGAGGTGGTGTAG
- a CDS encoding Gfo/Idh/MocA family protein, with protein sequence MFRIGFLGIAHTHGYSYIRQIQSFSGMSVTGIFDHDAGRIKKASELFGIKAFEDPLELIENSDAIVVTSENSLHRRYAELAMNKGRHVLCEKPIATTEEDARSMLQTARENNVVLQMAFPVRYAPSIQQAKKEIETGKLGRILSVSATNHGRMPGGWFVDEKLSGGGAVMDHTVHVVDTIRWLLDVEIVEVSAEYGRLIYDIPVEDCGLLLLSLSDDSFMSLDCSWSRPEAYPYWGDVTLNLVGTKGTLRVSAFDAKLKVFSNKRGVFWQNFGESFDRALVKEFADSVIEKRKPLTSGEDGLEALRVALAAYESGKIHGPVQLNH encoded by the coding sequence GTGTTCAGGATAGGATTTCTCGGAATAGCCCACACGCATGGATACAGTTATATAAGACAAATTCAGTCTTTCTCAGGCATGAGCGTAACAGGTATATTCGATCATGATGCAGGCAGAATAAAAAAGGCCTCAGAACTCTTCGGAATAAAAGCCTTCGAAGATCCGCTAGAGCTAATCGAGAACTCGGATGCGATTGTAGTTACTTCCGAAAACTCTTTACACAGGCGCTATGCGGAGCTTGCCATGAACAAAGGCAGACACGTTCTGTGCGAAAAACCCATCGCCACAACCGAAGAAGACGCAAGATCGATGCTGCAGACGGCCAGAGAAAACAATGTTGTTCTTCAGATGGCCTTTCCCGTAAGGTACGCCCCTTCAATTCAACAGGCAAAAAAGGAAATAGAGACGGGCAAGCTTGGGAGAATCCTCTCGGTTTCGGCGACAAATCATGGAAGAATGCCAGGCGGATGGTTTGTAGATGAGAAGCTTTCCGGTGGCGGGGCAGTTATGGATCACACAGTTCACGTTGTGGACACAATTCGCTGGCTTCTAGATGTTGAGATTGTCGAGGTATCGGCTGAATATGGAAGACTCATCTACGACATCCCTGTTGAGGACTGTGGCCTTCTCCTGCTAAGTCTTTCCGACGATTCCTTCATGAGTCTCGACTGCAGCTGGTCAAGACCGGAAGCCTATCCTTACTGGGGAGATGTAACTCTCAATCTTGTCGGAACAAAGGGTACGCTCAGGGTAAGCGCCTTTGATGCGAAGCTGAAAGTCTTCTCAAACAAGAGAGGCGTCTTCTGGCAGAATTTCGGAGAGAGTTTTGACAGAGCACTGGTGAAGGAATTCGCCGATTCTGTAATAGAGAAGAGAAAGCCTTTGACCTCAGGAGAAGATGGTCTTGAAGCTCTAAGAGTTGCTCTAGCAGCATACGAGAGCGGAAAGATACATGGACCGGTTCAACTGAATCATTAG
- a CDS encoding extracellular solute-binding protein — protein MSKRVIILFIASLLLITSVMAKTTIVHWMHHSPSRAMIIMEMASQFMNENPDVEIKVQTIPYSEYKTKLLAALAAGSGPDVAQIPATAMEEFFGYGLIQPITPSVATAEEMRETCIEAAIDKLIIDGQLYGFPTDVQTIVLFYNPYLFEQAGLDPYSAPQNWTELLEYAKKLTVWEGNKMVQSGLGIEGYEPVIESFMRQAGATFWASDEETRVVYEDAQLEGLTFLTDAVLEHKVYVPEFGSRWTGFRQIKEAMVFGHGAMVGSFQVGGHPDLVFRTAIPPAHPETGNRSSVLTSWALVLMSDCRTPEIASEWLAFISSPEAQKLWFKDTGELPSYYSVINDPEFSDDPLLSPILDSLNYAVPTFSAGWGNPAALLRETAYNNVINKGADPEEALKKAIDEINQYLEETFGIF, from the coding sequence ATGAGCAAGAGAGTTATTATATTGTTTATTGCATCATTGCTGTTGATTACTTCTGTAATGGCGAAAACAACTATCGTCCACTGGATGCACCACTCGCCAAGCAGAGCAATGATTATCATGGAAATGGCTTCTCAATTTATGAATGAAAACCCGGATGTAGAAATCAAGGTTCAGACAATACCGTATTCAGAGTACAAGACTAAGCTCCTGGCTGCGCTTGCTGCAGGAAGCGGGCCAGATGTTGCACAGATTCCGGCCACGGCCATGGAGGAATTCTTCGGTTATGGTCTGATTCAACCGATAACGCCCAGCGTTGCAACAGCTGAAGAGATGAGAGAGACATGCATAGAAGCAGCAATAGATAAGCTCATCATTGACGGTCAGCTGTACGGTTTTCCGACCGACGTTCAGACAATTGTTCTCTTCTACAATCCATATCTCTTCGAACAGGCGGGCCTTGACCCCTACAGCGCTCCTCAAAACTGGACCGAACTCCTTGAGTACGCGAAGAAGCTGACAGTTTGGGAAGGGAACAAAATGGTTCAGTCCGGACTCGGAATTGAAGGCTACGAACCGGTTATTGAGAGTTTCATGAGACAGGCGGGCGCAACGTTCTGGGCAAGCGATGAAGAAACTAGAGTAGTGTATGAAGACGCTCAGCTTGAAGGCTTGACATTCCTGACTGATGCGGTGCTAGAACACAAAGTATACGTACCGGAATTCGGTTCAAGGTGGACGGGATTCAGGCAGATAAAGGAAGCTATGGTATTCGGACATGGAGCAATGGTTGGTTCTTTCCAGGTCGGCGGGCATCCTGATCTTGTATTTAGAACTGCCATCCCTCCTGCACATCCCGAGACGGGTAATCGAAGCTCGGTCCTGACAAGCTGGGCTCTCGTTCTCATGAGCGATTGCAGAACCCCCGAAATTGCTTCGGAATGGCTAGCGTTTATTAGCTCGCCCGAAGCCCAGAAACTGTGGTTCAAGGACACAGGAGAACTCCCTTCTTATTATAGCGTGATCAATGATCCTGAGTTTTCAGATGATCCTTTGTTGAGCCCGATTCTAGATTCACTGAACTATGCCGTACCAACCTTTTCAGCAGGTTGGGGAAATCCGGCCGCTCTTCTCAGGGAGACGGCGTACAACAACGTAATCAACAAGGGCGCAGATCCTGAAGAAGCGCTCAAGAAGGCAATAGACGAAATCAACCAGTATCTAGAAGAGACTTTTGGAATATTCTGA
- a CDS encoding carbohydrate ABC transporter permease, whose protein sequence is MRSKRKTNIIVYSISYTLLIAFSIIMIMPFVWMILSTFKDQSELMRFPPKFLPDKFTLNNYVEVFSSVPFLRYYLNSILISTVAVTLTLLTSSLAGFAFAKYKFRGRNTIFKTLLGAMMIPFPVTIIPLYIMIYNLGLVDTYLALIVTGSVSIFGIFLMRQFIVTIPDDLIDAARIDGCSEFQIYRIIVIPNIRAPLSALAIFSFMSTWNAFLWPLLVVNNDEHRTVQLGVQYFTQRYGDLMHLQITAAAMAVIPIVVLYLLLQKQFIEGITMTGLKG, encoded by the coding sequence TTGAGATCTAAGAGGAAGACCAACATCATTGTCTATTCTATTTCATATACGCTGTTGATAGCTTTTTCCATCATTATGATCATGCCCTTTGTATGGATGATCCTCTCTACATTCAAAGACCAGAGTGAGCTTATGAGATTTCCCCCCAAGTTCCTGCCTGACAAGTTCACCTTAAATAACTATGTCGAGGTATTCAGTTCAGTTCCCTTCTTAAGGTATTATCTGAACAGTATTCTTATAAGTACCGTAGCGGTCACTCTCACATTGCTAACTTCCAGTCTTGCCGGTTTCGCCTTTGCGAAGTACAAGTTCAGAGGCAGAAATACAATCTTTAAGACTCTGCTCGGCGCTATGATGATTCCTTTTCCTGTTACCATAATCCCGCTGTATATAATGATCTACAATTTAGGTCTTGTGGACACCTATTTAGCTCTGATTGTCACGGGTTCGGTAAGCATATTCGGCATATTCCTAATGAGACAATTCATTGTTACTATCCCAGACGACTTGATAGATGCAGCCAGGATTGACGGCTGTTCGGAGTTCCAGATCTACAGAATCATTGTGATTCCAAACATCAGGGCGCCGCTCTCTGCTCTGGCGATCTTTTCCTTCATGTCGACCTGGAACGCTTTCCTGTGGCCTCTTCTGGTTGTGAACAATGATGAGCACAGGACAGTTCAGCTCGGAGTACAGTATTTCACCCAGCGTTATGGGGATTTGATGCATCTTCAGATTACGGCAGCCGCAATGGCCGTTATACCGATAGTGGTGTTGTATCTCTTGTTGCAGAAGCAATTCATTGAGGGCATTACGATGACCGGTTTGAAGGGCTAG
- a CDS encoding PHP domain-containing protein has translation MILTKLDYHLHTSYSDGEMSFPQLLEALEGNVNVCGVTDHFELSHPCSIEFTKDYLEAFGAFKEKALRLGISAHLGVETGLAKSGILLPYMMSEIEYVIASLHRVPLEGASSEEYWEAYKSIISENARRGGFQILGHVEGYLPLLPLLDHDPGFDKKREIERQIIHKHFTPDWYSRLAKDLEANDIALEIHEPSKTPRLEVLDIMKRSGVAFSYGTDSHIPEQVSKRSYLKRVIQELDLKESDFLDIETIKSKT, from the coding sequence TTGATTCTGACAAAACTTGATTATCATCTGCACACAAGCTATTCAGATGGAGAGATGAGTTTCCCCCAGCTTCTTGAAGCTTTGGAAGGCAATGTGAATGTATGTGGCGTGACCGATCACTTTGAGCTAAGCCATCCATGCAGCATAGAGTTCACAAAAGACTATCTTGAGGCCTTCGGGGCTTTCAAAGAGAAGGCCCTAAGACTCGGCATTTCCGCTCATCTCGGCGTGGAGACCGGACTCGCAAAGAGCGGCATACTGTTACCCTATATGATGAGTGAAATTGAGTACGTCATTGCGAGCCTTCATAGAGTTCCTTTAGAGGGAGCAAGCAGTGAAGAATACTGGGAAGCTTACAAAAGCATTATTTCTGAAAATGCGCGAAGAGGAGGCTTTCAGATTCTGGGACACGTTGAGGGTTATCTCCCGCTCCTACCTCTTCTTGATCACGATCCGGGATTCGACAAAAAAAGGGAGATTGAGCGGCAGATCATTCATAAGCACTTCACGCCTGACTGGTACTCACGTCTGGCAAAGGATCTAGAGGCAAATGATATTGCACTTGAAATACATGAGCCATCAAAAACACCACGATTGGAAGTTCTGGATATTATGAAACGCTCCGGAGTTGCTTTCTCTTACGGAACCGATTCCCACATACCTGAGCAAGTGTCGAAGAGAAGTTATCTGAAAAGAGTCATCCAGGAACTCGATCTGAAGGAAAGTGATTTTCTCGATATCGAGACGATTAAATCGAAAACATAG